One Dioscorea cayenensis subsp. rotundata cultivar TDr96_F1 chromosome 17, TDr96_F1_v2_PseudoChromosome.rev07_lg8_w22 25.fasta, whole genome shotgun sequence DNA window includes the following coding sequences:
- the LOC120280311 gene encoding putative disease resistance RPP13-like protein 1 yields the protein MVAAAATIALTLISSFFAPHLNQLVKEVFDKLTENTKDKLTKLQTVMLPRLELMIQTEQMTDNDNDRLSQLLKEFVDVAYEIEDVVDKDEYKDLKKQSKGKVWKWVSSVNPRLFSKWKMSNTLTKLEEKVSSIYDFYQRLPQRAPNGRDATSITNLSDTQLQPAEGFLGRDTDIESIVRNLIGTAMPNNLKVVVIVGVGGVGKTELAKSIYNLINVRHKKWLSFSRGKFDEVEMTRCMAGLGEDGGLISKALEVAGNMLRTNVFRKKFLLVLDGIWYDEELGLFENRERWSRLCAPLQKCARGSMILITTRMQIVAKSFSRVSGELTCHLLEGLEHQHCLAIFNKQAFGDAGPDQRALNANLPMIASEIITKIINNLEGIPLAATEAGEKLRNKYCLEVWNGIKSNIIQEDTEKSLMWSYKMLPCHLQQCIRHFTLYPQGFKFNHNFLVLSWIAAGVITHQQRSQNDLERLGRKFFDALVDRSFLQEKEDGLFVLHRALHAFLDIITKGECIRIAGNERQEIPSTIKHLSIEVNSLDRYENEISKLDKLRTLFLNCNNANSCSVQGGYHAVLERILKNMKRLRVLRIACCSINKLPDSVGRSKHLRFLDLSNSSFNQLPESVCRIYLLWYLNLSNCNLNTVPKYLKKLIKLQYLVFNGPTRSLIPHIDRLTLLRELKEFHVKNERGQLNGMDNLLGTLRIINLEAVGDATDADEAMLNRETPLKEFVSEWSMPETADAILLPEQVLDILQPHDDITSLTVRGYTGNRPPDWMINQNSKLEALHLDNCPNWGTLPALGNIYTYLKKLVLSGCCIDDATLALCLNNLTSLSCLKLSTCSHITSLPSVEVFGTLVKLKVLQVMDCQLLTSLGGILALPFLQEFNISLCPALLAVIQPNDRGINLQGHAVGAVAVLPKSLLDLKITDCGISDNYLSSCLMGLNKLISLELHQCASVTTLPLEEVMRHLTSLECVNIHSCVNLQSVGGLQVLAPTDGSGPLRRLSIQNYGRLQRPLHDNLERLMQAN from the coding sequence ATGGTGGCTGCTGCTGCAACCATAGCTCTAACTCTGATAAGCTCGTTTTTTGCTCCTCACCTCAATCAGCTCGTCAAGGAGGTCTTCGATAAACTCACTGAAAATACCAAGGATAAGTTGACAAAACTGCAGACCGTGATGCTTCCAAGACTTGAACTAATGATACAGACTGAGCAGATGACCGATAATGATAACGATAGACTGTCCCAGTTGCTGAAGGAATTCGTGGATGTGGCATATGAAATTGAAGACGTTGTAGACAAAGATGAATATAAAGATCTGAAGAAACAATCAAAAGGGAAAGTGTGGAAATGGGTGAGCTCAGTTAACCCCCGCTTATTTTCTAAGTGGAAGATGAGCAATACTCTGACGAAACTAGAGGAAAAAGTTTCTAGCATATATGATTTCTATCAAAGGCTTCCTCAACGTGCTCCAAATGGCAGGGATGCTACTTCCATCACCAACTTGTCCGACACACAACTACAACCTGCTGAAGGATTTTTGGGGAGAGACACTGACATTGAAAGCATAGTCAGGAATCTAATCGGAACTGCAATGCCAAACAATTTGAAAGTTGTTGTCATCGTCGGTGTTGGAGGAGTTGGCAAAACCGAGCTTGCCAAGTCCATATATAACCTCATCAATGTTAGGCATAAAAAGTGGCTTTCCTTCTCACGAGGAAAGTTTGATGAAGTTGAGATGACCAGATGCATGGCGGGCTTGGGTGAGGATGGTGGCCTTATCAGTAAAGCCTTGGAAGTGGCTGGAAACATGCTCAGGACAAATGTATTTAGGAAGAAGTTTTTGCTTGTATTGGATGGTATTTGGTATGATGAGGAGCTGGGCCTCTTTGAAAACCGGGAGAGATGGAGTAGACTCTGTGCTCCTCTGCAAAAGTGTGCTCGTGGTAGCATGATTTTGATCACAACCCGCATGCAAATAGTGGCGAAATCATTCAGTCGCGTCAGTGGAGAGCTGACATGTCACTTACTTGAGGGTTTGGAACATCAACACTGCTTGGCTATCTTCAACAAGCAGGCATTTGGTGATGCTGGTCCAGATCAAAGAGCTTTAAATGCAAATCTACCAATGATTGCGAGTGagataataactaaaataatcaataatctAGAAGGCATACCTTTAGCAGCAACAGAAGCCGGAGAAAAGTTGAGAAATAAGTATTGTCTAGAAGTCTGGAATGGAATCAAGAGTAACATCATTCAAGAAGATACCGAGAAATCGTTGATGTGGAGCTACAAAATGCTACCCTGTCACCTTCAACAATGCATTCGACACTTTACTTTATACCCACAAGGTTTTAAGTTTAATCATAATTTCTTGGTTTTGTCATGGATTGCAGCTGGAGTTATTACTCACCAACAAAGAAGCCAAAACGATCTGGAGCGCTTGGGACGTAAATTCTTTGATGCCTTGGTGGATAGATCTTTCTTGCAAGAAAAGGAAGATGGATTGTTCGTCCTGCATCGTGCATTGCATGCTTTCTTAGACATTATAACTAAGGGAGAATGCATCAGAATCGCAGGCAATGAAAGGCAAGAGATTCCATCAACCATAAAACACCTTAGCATCGAGGTGAACAGCCTGGACCGATATGAGAATGAAATCTCCAAATTGGATAAGCTTCGCACTCTATTCCTCAATTGCAACAATGCAAACTCATGTTCTGTTCAAGGTGGTTATCATGCTGTTCTTGAGCGCATATTAAAGAATATGAAGAGGCTACGAGTATTGCGTATAGCTTGTTGCAGCATAAATAAGCTACCTGATTCAGTTGGTAGGTCAAAACACTTACGTTTCCTGGACCTCTCCAACTCTTCTTTCAATCAGCTTCCAGAATCCGTATGCCGTATCTATCTCTTGTGGTATTTGAATTTGAGTAACTGCAATCTGAATACTGTTCCTAAATATCTCAAGAAGCTGATCAAACTGCAGTATCTAGTGTTCAATGGTCCAACCCGCTCTTTGATTCCTCATATCGATAGACTCACCTTACTTCGAGAACTGAAGGAGTTTCATGTGAAGAACGAGAGAGGACAGCTTAATGGCATGGACAATCTTCTAGGCACACTTCGTATCATAAATCTGGAGGCTGTGGGCGATGCCACTGATGCTGATGAAGCAATGTTGAATAGAGAAACTCCGCTCAAAGAATTTGTTTCTGAATGGTCTATGCCTGAAACGGCTGATGCCATTCTTTTGCCTGAGCAAGTACTTGACATACTGCAACCTCATGATGACATTACTAGCCTGACAGTCAGAGGTTATACTGGTAACAGACCTCCTGATTGGATGATAAACCAAAACTCCAAACTGGAAGCCCTTCATCTTGACAACTGCCCCAATTGGGGTACTCTTCCAGCACTTGGGAACATTTATACTTATCTCAAGAAACTGGTGTTGTCTGGCTGCTGTATAGATGACGCCACTCTGGCCTTATGTCTCAACAACCTCACCTCCCTATCTTGCTTGAAGTTATCAACATGCTCACACATAACATCCCTCCCCTCCGTGGAGGTCTTTGGCACGCTTGTAAAGCTTAAGGTGCTCCAAGTCATGGATTGCCAGTTGCTCACTTCACTAGGTGGTATACTGGCACTCCCATTTCTTCAGGAATTCAATATCAGCTTGTGCCCGGCCTTGCTGGCTGTGATCCAACCTAATGATAGAGGCATCAACCTGCAGGGTCATGCTGTAGGTGCTGTTGCTGTCTTGCCTAAGTCTCTTCTTGATCTTAAAATCACAGATTGTGGGATTTCTGACAATTATCTCAGCAGCTGTTTGATGGGTCTCAATAAACTCATCAGCCTTGAACTGCACCAGTGTGCTAGTGTCACCACACTACCTTTAGAGGAGGTGATGAGGCACTTGACATCACTTGAATGTGTGAATATTCATAGCTGTGTTAATCTGCAGTCTGTTGGAGGTTTACAGGTCCTAGCACCAACTGATGGCTCTGGGCCTCTTCGGAGGCTTTCAATCCAGAATTACGGCAGACTTCAACGACCTTTGCATGATAATCTCGAACGTCTCATGCAAGCAAATTAG
- the LOC120280144 gene encoding uncharacterized protein LOC120280144, translating to MTGTTGITPGFEHYTTGTRLSCAKTLYSGPNVPNCNGCSMVISIPGSCGASVDSPIQAEIEAINLALELCIENNWTPSRLFCDYPGVFLMTKSFHKSVAWRLEPTFKKMLHLLSYFPSISLETIDRDSNILADALANFGHSNPEISLFLQGRDRPRWLDDLCSHLKLCF from the exons ATGACGGGAACCACTGGAATCACACCTGGCTTCGAGCACTATACAACCGGCACAAGGCTCTCCTGCGCCAAAACTCTATATTCTGGTCCCAACGTGCCAAACTGCAATGGCTGCAGCATGGTGATCTCAATACCAG GGTCCTGTGGCGCCTCTGTTGATTCCCCAATCCAAGCTGAAATTGAAGCCATTAACCTTGCCCTGGAGCTTTGCATTGAGAATAATTGGACTCCTTCCAGACTCTTCTGTGATTACCCTGGAGTCTTTCTGATGACCAAATCTTTTCACAAATCGGTTGCTTGGCGCCTCGAGCCAACCTTCAAGAAGATGCTGCATCTTTTGAGCTACTTCCCCAGCATTTCTTTGGAAACCATCGACCGCGACTCAAATATCCTGGCGGATGCCCTAGCGAATTTCGGCCACTCAAATCCTgaaatctctctctttcttcagGGCCGTGATCGTCCCCGTTGGCTGGATGACCTGTGCTCCCATCTAAAGCTCTGTTTCTag
- the LOC120280422 gene encoding uncharacterized protein LOC120280422, with translation MVKNLKTESLPKIRAIKEVSEIRSGVHNLSLRITLRLIDNVICEAEDVLDEYKYKHLEQQVLRKQHACVCCFYSYKFLVHHSSRLEEVVKQLEQISYSADNCISRLNDIGEDRFDARVDTTSYLYEEVFGRDKEIKHVTKLLTTHPMLASNRRPISDADEDEHNYETLPIIGVEGVGKTVLAKSVYHHSEISQHFDLRVWIHALEDFDEVSITTSMIQLVSKQSRPDTKNLDELQKLLSEHIRGKKFLLVLDDVWYDEKSTELENKVRWMRVRAPLRHGQPGSRILVTSTMKLVAKMFTCTIDPVVLGGLQDAVHDGSAQPLPLSITQLHLGSCFVDDSELLNCISKLTSLTHLVLAACHCITTLPSEEVLRKLTQLQELRIEDCVLLTSLGGLRALPSLRVLNIRSCPNLLALIPSEGSSSVASALLPESLIDLEITDCELMTNDLINRCLRGLTRLKHLSLQQLKHITSFPSDDKLSHLTSIESLTLKDYDKLVSMGGLHVLSSISSLHVNGCPGLLESDIGDGILHVPNITVDNLSLLQALFSRKGLASLQVLTVVGQEVPFTPKQEDCLELLTSL, from the coding sequence ATGGTGAAAAATTTAAAGACTGAAAGCCTTCCCAAAATCAGAGCCATCAAAGAAGTATCTGAGATACGTTCTGGAGTGCATAACTTGTCGTTGAGGATTACCCTGAGGTTGATAGATAATGTTATCTGCGAAGCTGAGGATGTTCTTGATGAGTACAAGTACAAACATCTGGAACAACAAGTGCTGCGCAAACAACATGCATGTGTGTGTTGCTTTTATTCCTATAAATTTCTTGTTCATCACTCATCAAGGTTGGAAGAAGTTGTCAAGCAGTTGGAGCAGATTTCTTACTCTGCAGATAATTGTATCTCCCGTCTCAATGATATCGGTGAAGACAGGTTTGATGCTCGTGTCGATACGACCTCTTATTTATATGAGGAAGTGTTTGGCAGAGATAAAGAGATTAAACATGTAACAAAGCTTCTAACCACGCATCCAATGCTGGCTAGTAATCGAAGGCCAATCAGTGATGCTGATGAGGATGAGCATAACTATGAAACCCTTCCTATTATTGGTGTCGAAGGAGTTGGCAAGACTGTTCTTGCCAAATCTGTGTATCATCACTCAGAAATCAGTCAGCATTTTGATCTGAGGGTGTGGATTCATGCACTTGAGGATTTCGATGAGGTCAGTATAACCACTAGCATGATACAATTAGTTTCCAAGCAATCCCGCCCTGACACCAAGAACTTGGACGAGCTCCAAAAACTACTCAGCGAACATATTAGAGGGAAAAAGTTTTTGCTTGTCTTGGATGATGTCTGGTATGATGAGAAATCCACAGAATTGGAAAACAAAGTTAGATGGATGAGGGTCCGTGCCCCTTTAAGACATGGCCAACCTGGGAGCAGGATTTTGGTCACAAGCACCATGAAATTGGTGGCCAAGATGTTTACATGTACTATAGATCCTGTTGTTCTTGGGGGTTTGCAAGATGCAGTCCATGATGGAAGCGCGCAACCACTGCCCTTAAGTATCACGCAGCTCCACCTCGGCAGCTGCTTTGTGGATGATAGTGAGCTGCTCAATTGCATCAGCAAGCTGACCTCGCTCACTCACCTTGTTCTTGCTGCTTGTCACTGCATAACAACACTCCCCTCAGAAGAGGTACTAAGAAAACTCACACAGCTTCAGGAGCTTCGAATTGAGGACTGCGTATTGCTCACATCACTCGGGGGCCTTCGGGCACTCCCTTCACTCCGAGTGCTCAACATCCGCTCATGCCCCAACTTGTTGGCATTGATCCCATCTGAAGGTAGCAGTAGTGTTGCTAGTGCACTCCTACCAGAGTCTCTGATCGATCTAGAAATCACAGATTGTGAGCTCATGACCAATGACCTTATCAATAGGTGCTTGAGAGGTCTCACCAGGCTCAAACATTTGTCATTGCAACAGCTTAAGCACATAACTTCTTTCCCATCAGATGATAAACTCTCACACTTGACATCCATTGAAAGTTTGACACTAAAAGATTATGATAAGCTGGTTTCAATGGGCGGGTTGCATGTGCTCAGTTCCATAAGTTCGCTACATGTTAACGGCTGCCCAGGCCTCCTAGAATCAGATATTGGTGATGGTATACTACATGTTCCTAACATCACTGTAGACAACCTTTCACTGCTGCAAGCGTTGTTCTCTAGAAAAGGACTTGCCTCACTTCAAGTTTTGACTGTCGTTGGTCAGGAAGTCCCATTCACACCCAAACAGGAGGACTGTCTTGAGCTCCTCACCTCTCTTTAG